The sequence TTGCTAAAAAGACAACCCGGCGCAATCGCTTGCGCCGGGCCGAATTTCTCCAACTCTCCGCCGCCCCCAATATGTATACGAATCTATCCTGTCAACCGCTAATTTGAGAATAAAATTCCAAAATGTGACTTGATTGAGACATTTTCAGGCTGAACTCGCGGCCAATCGGTCGGTGGCTGGTGGCGCAGCCAGGTATATTGCCGTTTCGCATATTGCCGCGTGGCGCGCTGGCCGAGCTCGATTGTCTCCTCGCGAGAGAGTTCGCCGCGCAGCATCGCGGCGATTTGCGGCACGCCGATGGCGCGCATGGCCGGGAGGTCGGGCGAGAGGTCGCGCGCCAGCAACGCCTCGACCTCCTCCACCGCGCCCTGATCGAGCATCTGCACGAAGCGCCGGTCACACCTTTCGTACAGCCACTCGCGATCGGGCAGCAGCACCAGCGGAGCGAGGGTGATGGCATCGCCGATCCCGCCGACCTTCTCGCGCTGCCAGGTGCCGAGCGTGCGCCCCGTGGCGCGCACCACCTCCAGCGCGCGGGCGATGCGCTGGCTGTCACCGGGGGCAAGAGCCTCGGCGCTGGCCGGGTCTTCCTGCGCCAATGCGGCATAGGCTTCGGCGACGGGCATGGCGCGCACCTGTTCGCGCACCTCGGGGTCGATTTCCGGGATGGGCGCGATGCCGTCCAGCAGCGTGCGGATATAGAGGCCGGTGCCGCCCACCAGGATCGGCACTGCGCCCGCAAGGTGGGCATTCTCGATCTCGCGCTTGGCTGCTGCGGCCCAGTCCGCTGCCGAGCAGGCCTCGGCTGCGTCCCAGGCGCCGAACAGGTGATGCGGCACGCCCTGCATCTCTTCCTCGGTCGGCCGAGCGCTCAGCACGTGCAGGTCGCGATAGACCTGCGCGCTGTCGGCATTGATAACCACCGCCGGCGTACCCACATCCCGCAGTGAAAGTGCCAGTTTCACGGCACAATCGCTCTTGCCGCTGGCTGTCGGCCCTGCAATGAGCGCCACCAATTTTTCAGGAGATCCAACCTTGCTCATCGCGCGGCTGATAGCAGACCCGCAGACACTGGACCAACGCCTTGCCGCCGCCACTGCGGCGCTGGACAAGGCTGGCCTGCCGCTGGCCCATGCGGCCATGCTCGATTTCTGCGGTGACGTGCTGCAGCTGGAGCTGCCCGGCGACGACATGGCCGTGCTGCGCAAGGTTATCGACGAGCATTTCGCCCCCAGCGACGCGATTATTGCCCGGGACGTGATCCGCGTGCCGGATGTCTTCGTGTCGGACATGGATTCGACCATGATCGGGCAGGAATGCATCGACGAACTGGCCGACTTCGCCAACCTCAAGGCGCAGGTCGCCGAGATCACCGAACGCGCCATGCAGGGCGAACTCGATTTCGAGGCTGCCCTGCGCGAACGCGTCGGCCTGCTGGAAGGGCTGGAAGAAGGCGCCATCGAGCGCTGCCTTACCGAACGCATCCGTCCCAATCCCGGCGCGCGCGTGCTGGTGGAGACGCTGAAGAGCAAGGGTTGCCGCACCGTGCTGGTGACCGGCGGTTTCCATCACTTCGCCGACGTCGTGGCCGAGCAGATCGGTTTCGAACGCGTGGCAGGTAACCGTCTGGAAGTGGCGGGCGGCAAGCTGACCGGGCAACTGGTCGGCGCGATCACCGACAGCTCCACCAAGGAGGCCGTCCTGCGCGAGGAAGTGGGCAAGCTGAGCGAGGGGGCTGTCAGCATGGCCGCCGGCGACGGCGCGAACGACATTCCGATGCTGCAGGCCTCCACCTTCGGCATCGCCTATCGCGCCAAGCCCAAGGCGCGTGAGGCTTCGGACGGCTGGATCGAGCGCGGTGACTTGACCGCGCTGCTCAAGCTGCTGGAAATCCGCGAAACGGACTGGGTAACCGGCTAGGTTCGGCGGCGCTTGGCTCGCGCCTTCTGCCACGCCGCCAGTTTCAACAGGGCGGCGGCCACGCCTACCACGAAATAGGGGTCGAGCAGCGGATTGGCGTCAGGCCACTCCATGGTGTGGATCGCGCCGAGGTACGGGCTGACCGAAAAGATTGTCCAGAAAGCCCACATGCCGATGCGATGGAGGAGCTTCCACCACCTGCCCAGCCGTTTGCGGGCGCTGTCCGTCGAGGTGAGCACCATCGCCAGCAGCAACAGGTAGACATAGGTGCCGGGGTCCCCCAGGTCGGCCGGGGGAAGTTGTCGCGCAGCCAGTTGTTCACCAGCAGGGCCGCCAGGTGCATGGCGAAGGCGGCCGCAAAACCCAGGCCCCACCAGCGGCGATCGCGCAGCAGGGCCTTGGTCCAGCGCGTTGGCCAGAGCCGGGCGAGGGCCGATGCGGCGAAGGTGATGATGAATAGCGGGAACGATGCCCGGGCCGTCCAGCGTGCGGCAAGGTTCCAGCCTTCCTGAGCGTCCGACCCGCTGGCAAGGCCAGCGACAATCGCGGCGGCACCGACGAATGCGCCGAGCCAGGTTGGCCAGTATTTTCCCATGTTCACTCCCCCCGGACCGGGGGAAACCTAGAGCCAGCTGGCAATCTGTTCCAGCGGCTTCTTCTTCACGGCGTGGTCTGGAACGGTCGCGTCTTTCGCAGGGTGCCCGACCACCACGATCATCAGCGGCTTTTCATTGCTGGGCCTGCCGCAGAGGTCGCGCAGAAAGCCCATGGGCGAGGGTGTGTGCGTCAGCGTAGCCAGCCCCGCTTCGTGCAAGGTGGCGATCAGCATGCCGCAGGCAATGCCGACGCTTTCGTTGACGTAGTAGTTCTGCGTCTGCCCGTCCTCGTCGATGCCGCCGGTGCGCTGGGCAAAGCAGGCGATCAGCCACGGGGCGGTCTCGAGATAGGGTTTGTTCTCGTCCGTGCCGATCGGGGCGAGGGCGTCGAGCCACTCCTCGCTGGCCTTGGGTTTGTCGCCATCGGCGCCGTAGAACTTGCGCTCTTCCGCCTCGGCCGCTTCGCGAATCGCGCGCTTCCTTTCGGGTGAGCCGATGACGGCGAAATGCCAGGGCTGATGGTTGGCGCCGTTCGGAGCGGTGCCGGCGGCGCGGATGGCGTATTCGATCACCTCGCGCGGCACGGGCTCGTCGGTGAAGGCACGGCACGAATGGCGCGTGCGGAGCCGCTCGAACGCGGCCCTGGCGCGCTTCACGCGTTCTTCGTCCGAATATTCGGGCAGGGGCGGGAAGGGCTGGTGCCCTTCGCTCATGCCTCCATCCAGTCCTTGAAGAAGCTCTTGTGCGCGTTGCGCAGGTCGCCGAGCGAGACGCCCAGTAGGCTGTCGCCACCGGTGGTGCCGAGGCGGCGGAAGCCGACCCGGGCGGTGTCCTCGTCCTCGGTGCCCGCGGCCAGCGCACGGTTGAGCGCGTCGGGATCGGGAACGGTGACGATGTAACGGCCCTGATCCTCGCCGAACCACCACTGCGCATCGGTGTAGAGCGGATTTCCTTCGACTTCGGCGCCGATGCCGCCAGCCATGGCCATTTCGGCCAGTGCAACGGCGATGCCGCCGTCGGACACGTCATGCACCGCGCTGACGAGACCGTCGGCGATCAGCTGCCGCACGATCTTGCCCGCGTTCTTTTCCAGCGCCAGGTCGACCGGGGGCGCACGGCCTTCGTCGCGGTCATGCACGACCTGCAGCCAGAGCGACTTGCCAAGGTGCGAGCGTTCGGGATCGGGCGTGGCCCATGCCTCGGAACCGACCAGGTAGATCGTCTCGCCCTCGGCCTTGAAATTCATTGTCATCATCGAGTCATAATCGTCGATGATCCCGACCCCGCCGATGGCGGGGGTAGGAAGGATCGCACTCCCGCCGCCGGTCGCCTTGCTTTCGTTGTAGAGCGACACGTTGCCGCTCACGATCGGGAAGTCGAGCTCGCGGCAAGCCTCGCCCATGCCGTCCAGCGCGTGGACGAACTGGGCCATGATTTCCGGCCGCTGCGGGTTGGCGAAGTTGAGACAGTTGGTGACGGCCAGCGGACGCGCACCGACGGCGCACAGGTTGCGATAGGCCTCGGCAATCGCCTGCTTGCCACCTTCATAGGGGTCCGCATGGACATAGCGCGGCGTGCAATCGGTGCTGATCGCAAGGGCCTTCTTGGTGCCGTGCACGCGCACCACGCCGGCATCACCGCCGGTCTGCAGCGTGTCCGCACCCACCTGGCTGTCGTACTGTTCCGAAATCCAGCTCTTGGACGCGAGGTTGGGCGAGGCCAGCAGTTTGAGCAGGTCCGCGCCGACATTGTCGCTGTCGGGCTTGTTGGTCATCGGCTTGATGCCGGCCCAGGCGGTGTAGTCTTCGCGCGAGAGATACGGGCGGTCGTATTCCGGCGCATCGGCGGCAAGCGGGCCGAGCGGAATGTCGCAGACGACTTCGCCGCCCCATTCCAGCACCATGTGCCGGGTGTCGGTGACTTCGCCGATGACCGCGAAATCCAGTTCCCACTTCTCGAAGATGGCCGCCGCCATTTCTTCCTTGCCGGGCTTGAGAACCATGAGCATGCGCTCCTGGCTCTCGCTCAGCATCATTTCGTAAGGCGTCATGCCTTCTTCGCGGCAGGGCACCTTGTCCATGTCGAGGCGGATGCCGGCCTTGCCGTTGGTGGCCATTTCGACCGACGAACTGGTCAGGCCCGCTGCACCCATGTCCTGGATGGCGACGATGGCATCGGTGGCCATCAGTTCGAGGCATGCTTCGATCAGCAGCTTTTCGGTGAAGGGGTCGCCGACCTGCACGGTGGGGCGCTTTTCCTCGGCATCCTCGGCGAAATCGGCGCTCGCCATGGTCGCGCCGTGAATGCCGTCGCGTCCGGTCTTGGAACCGACATAGACGATGGGGTTACCCACGCCGGTTGCCGCCGAGTAGAAGATCTTGTCCGCGTCGGCGACACCCACGGTCATCGCGTTGACCAGGATGTTGCCGTCATAGGCCGGGTGGAAGTTCGTCTCGCCCGCGACGGTCGGCACGCCCACGCAGTTGCCATAACCGCCGATGCCCGCGACCACGCCCTGCACCAGGTGCTTCATCTTCGGGTGATCGGGCCGACCGAACCGCAGCGCATTGGCGTTCGCCACCGGGCGTGCGCCCATCGTGAAAACGTCGCGCAGGATGCCGCCGACGCCAGTAGCCGCGCCCTGGTAGGGCTCGATGTAGCTGGGGTGGTTGTGGCTCTCCATCTTGAAGATGGCGGCCTGCCCGTCACCGATGTCGATCACACCGGCGTTCTCGCCCGGACCGCAGATCACCCACGGTGCTTCGGTGGGCAGCTTCTTCAGGTGCAGGCGGCTCGACTTGTAGGAGCAGTGCTCCGACCACATGACCGAGAAGATGCCCAGCTCGACAAGGTTGGGCTCGCGGCCAAGCGCATGCAGGACGCGTTCGTATTCCTCGGGGCTGAGGCCGTGCTGTTCGACGATTTCGGGCGTGATTTCTGACATGCGCAGCGCCTTAGCCCCGGCTTTGAAACTCCGCCAGTCCCCAAGGGGGCAATTTTGCCCAGTTCAGCTGGAGAGGTTCAGCTGGCGAAGCGCAAAGTGACCCAGGTCGCCACCCCGGCAGCGACTGCCGTGGCGAAGGTGCCCCAAGCGATATCGGCCAGGCTGACATGGGTTGCCCACACCTTCATCACTGCCTGGCTGGTCAGGTCGAAGGTGGCGTAGCACAGCCCGCCCAGCAGCGCACCGTTGAGCAGGGCCGTGCCCACGCTGCCCGATTCCACCCCGGGGCGGATAGCGAACCAGACCATGCCGGCGATGTAGATGAGGTAGAAGGCCGCCGCTGCGCCCATGCGGAACTCCTCCGCCATGATGCTGCCGATGACCGGGCGATAGAGATTGTCTGCCGCCCAGCGTAGCCAGACGGCATCCAGCGCGCCAAAGG is a genomic window of Aurantiacibacter sp. MUD11 containing:
- the miaA gene encoding tRNA (adenosine(37)-N6)-dimethylallyltransferase MiaA gives rise to the protein MSKVGSPEKLVALIAGPTASGKSDCAVKLALSLRDVGTPAVVINADSAQVYRDLHVLSARPTEEEMQGVPHHLFGAWDAAEACSAADWAAAAKREIENAHLAGAVPILVGGTGLYIRTLLDGIAPIPEIDPEVREQVRAMPVAEAYAALAQEDPASAEALAPGDSQRIARALEVVRATGRTLGTWQREKVGGIGDAITLAPLVLLPDREWLYERCDRRFVQMLDQGAVEEVEALLARDLSPDLPAMRAIGVPQIAAMLRGELSREETIELGQRATRQYAKRQYTWLRHQPPTDWPRVQPENVSIKSHFGILFSN
- the serB gene encoding phosphoserine phosphatase SerB — encoded protein: MSATNFSGDPTLLIARLIADPQTLDQRLAAATAALDKAGLPLAHAAMLDFCGDVLQLELPGDDMAVLRKVIDEHFAPSDAIIARDVIRVPDVFVSDMDSTMIGQECIDELADFANLKAQVAEITERAMQGELDFEAALRERVGLLEGLEEGAIERCLTERIRPNPGARVLVETLKSKGCRTVLVTGGFHHFADVVAEQIGFERVAGNRLEVAGGKLTGQLVGAITDSSTKEAVLREEVGKLSEGAVSMAAGDGANDIPMLQASTFGIAYRAKPKAREASDGWIERGDLTALLKLLEIRETDWVTG
- a CDS encoding nitroreductase family protein, with product MSEGHQPFPPLPEYSDEERVKRARAAFERLRTRHSCRAFTDEPVPREVIEYAIRAAGTAPNGANHQPWHFAVIGSPERKRAIREAAEAEERKFYGADGDKPKASEEWLDALAPIGTDENKPYLETAPWLIACFAQRTGGIDEDGQTQNYYVNESVGIACGMLIATLHEAGLATLTHTPSPMGFLRDLCGRPSNEKPLMIVVVGHPAKDATVPDHAVKKKPLEQIASWL
- the purL gene encoding phosphoribosylformylglycinamidine synthase subunit PurL, which encodes MSEITPEIVEQHGLSPEEYERVLHALGREPNLVELGIFSVMWSEHCSYKSSRLHLKKLPTEAPWVICGPGENAGVIDIGDGQAAIFKMESHNHPSYIEPYQGAATGVGGILRDVFTMGARPVANANALRFGRPDHPKMKHLVQGVVAGIGGYGNCVGVPTVAGETNFHPAYDGNILVNAMTVGVADADKIFYSAATGVGNPIVYVGSKTGRDGIHGATMASADFAEDAEEKRPTVQVGDPFTEKLLIEACLELMATDAIVAIQDMGAAGLTSSSVEMATNGKAGIRLDMDKVPCREEGMTPYEMMLSESQERMLMVLKPGKEEMAAAIFEKWELDFAVIGEVTDTRHMVLEWGGEVVCDIPLGPLAADAPEYDRPYLSREDYTAWAGIKPMTNKPDSDNVGADLLKLLASPNLASKSWISEQYDSQVGADTLQTGGDAGVVRVHGTKKALAISTDCTPRYVHADPYEGGKQAIAEAYRNLCAVGARPLAVTNCLNFANPQRPEIMAQFVHALDGMGEACRELDFPIVSGNVSLYNESKATGGGSAILPTPAIGGVGIIDDYDSMMTMNFKAEGETIYLVGSEAWATPDPERSHLGKSLWLQVVHDRDEGRAPPVDLALEKNAGKIVRQLIADGLVSAVHDVSDGGIAVALAEMAMAGGIGAEVEGNPLYTDAQWWFGEDQGRYIVTVPDPDALNRALAAGTEDEDTARVGFRRLGTTGGDSLLGVSLGDLRNAHKSFFKDWMEA
- a CDS encoding DUF2177 family protein; its protein translation is MKWIVAYIAAAVAFGALDAVWLRWAADNLYRPVIGSIMAEEFRMGAAAAFYLIYIAGMVWFAIRPGVESGSVGTALLNGALLGGLCYATFDLTSQAVMKVWATHVSLADIAWGTFATAVAAGVATWVTLRFAS